A window of the Labeo rohita strain BAU-BD-2019 chromosome 1, IGBB_LRoh.1.0, whole genome shotgun sequence genome harbors these coding sequences:
- the cryba1l2 gene encoding crystallin, beta A1, like 2 produces the protein MNRVTKIQTNPSTSGIDVAPCFKVTVFEQEHFQGKCQELTSECRNIQERGFDNIRSVRVESGAWVGYEHHDFQGQQFILEKGEYPHWDAYSGSLGYHVERMMSLRPICSADHQSSRMVIYEKENFLGRNVELCDDYPSLQAMGWCDKQVGSMHVQCGAFVCYEYPGYRGQQYVMECDRHSGDYQHWKDWGSHCQTPQIQSIRRIQQ, from the exons ATGAACAGAGTTACAAAGATCCAAACAAACCCATCAACATCAGGGATAGACGTGGCTCCTTGCTTTAAG gtGACCGTGTTCGAGCAGGAGCATTTCCAAGGCAAATGTCAGGAGCTCACCTCAGAGTGCCGCAACATCCAGGAGCGTGGGTTTGACAACATCCGCTCTGTCCGTGTGGAGAGCGGCGC CTGGGTGGGATACGAGCACCATGACTTCCAGGGGCAGCAGTTTATCTTGGAAAAAGGAGAATATCCTCATTGGGATGCCTATAGCGGCAGTCTGGGCTACCATGTGGAGAGAATGATGTCACTGCGCCCCATCTGCAGTGCT GACCACCAGAGCAGTCGTATGGTCATCTATGAGAAGGAGAACTTCCTGGGCCGCAATGTAGAGCTGTGTGATGATTACCCATCTCTGCAGGCCATGGGCTGGTGCGACAAGCAAGTGGGCTCCATGCATGTGCAGTGTGGCGC CTTTGTGTGTTACGAGTACCCTGGCTATCGAGGACAGCAGTACGTTATGGAGTGTGACAGGCACAGCGGAGACTACCAACACTGGAAGGACTGGGGCTCCCACTGCCAGACCCCTCAGATCCAGTCCATTCGCAGAATCCAGCAGTAA